The window GAGCTGGATTTCCTGGCGTTTCTGTTCGAACTCGGGGGATTCCTCCAGCGCGTTGTCGATGCTCCCGATCATCCGTTCCAGGAAGAACCAGTCGGTGATCCGCTTGATGCCCGCCAAGATCAGGTCGGCCGACGTGATGTTGAGCTTGATGGTCTCGATCTGCTTTTCTTCCTTCTCGAACTCGAACAGGCCCTCGACCCACTCGAACACCGAGAAGATGATCTCTTTGACCTGCTGGTGGACGGCGGAGATGAGCTCCTGCGTGCTGATGTACCCTTCGCGGAGCAGGATCTGGCCGTGGCGCAGGCCCGGCCGGATCTGGTTGGCGGTTTCCAGATACTGCTCCAGGGTGATGATGCCGTTGCGCAGCAGGATGTCGCCCAGCGAGTCCTTGCGCTGATTGGAGTAAGCGAACGCGATCTTGCCTTCCTCGAGGTAGATCTTTTTCTTGATGTTGAACTGCTGCAGCGTCAGGATGCCGGTCTCTTTGCTGATGCAGATGGAGTGCAGGATCTCGGGGAGGGTGGTGACCTTCAGGCTGCCTTTCAGAAGCATGGGTG of the Acidobacteriota bacterium genome contains:
- a CDS encoding DUF4388 domain-containing protein, translated to MLLKGSLKVTTLPEILHSICISKETGILTLQQFNIKKKIYLEEGKIAFAYSNQRKDSLGDILLRNGIITLEQYLETANQIRPGLRHGQILLREGYISTQELISAVHQQVKEIIFSVFEWVEGLFEFEKEEKQIETIKLNITSADLILAGIKRITDWFFLERMIGSIDNALEESPEFEQKRQEIQLSDQEVDIMNYARGKSIREVLHYSLLNDFETCRLLAGLITIDLFRIQHHQSFVLEPVLDMEIDKLKRMQVLFNQIFESILQTLKTGAGPMAEKILRNYYEEIRQEEKTLLHNVEMNSKGWLDPDLLDLNIMNLSTPHKTDYVYNVYLRILTSQMKAARELLGEAQKNRIESEIKQLIERLSGD